A single window of Leeuwenhoekiella sp. MAR_2009_132 DNA harbors:
- a CDS encoding AAA family ATPase, which yields MIKKIIQIKNVGRYKNYNADNTFSELSNNTVIYGNNGNGKTTLSLILKSLRGNNELIKKKQTFGTEEEQKIKILSDEGIIQFKDGKWNKSNKNIEVFDIHYVEDNLITGSLLPDSSRSNLFEIVVGEEGIKLKKEALSLIQEQKTFQKKRKSLNNKLKFKKQELTGDDISEIKIQLNFIKEEVKKRGLKIRDLNKKIGESTKDIFSNHIEEINKQLLFFTPYLQIKKFTGNNRHGKQLLSYYLNVSGFSVGFEKDKKTYSSVKYTLSEGDKSALAFSFFLAKLNISGNLEKKIIIFDDPISSFDYSRRNATINHLKRLGEKCNQIIVLTHDINFAKTLSSRFGSKNVLNLKIVKSKDSSVITKQDIEEETLSGIFKDISILKNYIENGVDSNIQKRDVIRCIRPIIEGIIRIKFFTHIKHNEWLGDAIKKIRESSETDAMYRLRPVLDELIDINDYSKSFHHSDPTNPWGDLINDEELKIYVNMTLNLIQKI from the coding sequence ATGATAAAAAAGATAATTCAAATTAAAAATGTTGGTAGATATAAAAATTATAATGCTGATAATACATTTAGTGAATTATCCAACAATACTGTTATTTACGGAAATAACGGAAATGGAAAGACTACTCTATCTTTAATTCTAAAATCTTTACGAGGTAATAATGAACTTATTAAAAAGAAACAAACATTTGGAACAGAAGAAGAACAAAAAATTAAAATATTAAGCGACGAGGGAATTATTCAATTTAAAGATGGAAAATGGAATAAATCCAACAAAAATATTGAGGTTTTCGATATTCACTACGTTGAGGATAACTTAATCACGGGTTCTCTTTTACCAGATTCAAGCAGGTCAAATTTATTTGAAATAGTTGTTGGAGAAGAAGGTATTAAATTGAAGAAAGAAGCTCTTAGCTTAATTCAAGAACAAAAAACATTTCAAAAAAAGAGAAAATCATTAAATAATAAATTGAAATTTAAAAAGCAGGAACTTACAGGTGATGACATTTCTGAAATAAAAATTCAATTAAACTTTATCAAAGAGGAAGTAAAAAAAAGAGGTCTGAAAATAAGAGACCTAAATAAGAAAATTGGAGAATCCACAAAAGATATATTCAGTAATCATATTGAAGAAATCAATAAGCAATTACTTTTTTTTACACCGTATCTACAAATAAAAAAGTTCACAGGTAACAATAGACACGGGAAACAACTTCTCTCTTATTATCTTAATGTTAGTGGTTTCAGCGTTGGCTTTGAAAAGGACAAAAAAACCTATTCTTCAGTAAAATATACATTAAGCGAAGGAGATAAAAGTGCCTTGGCATTTTCGTTTTTCTTAGCTAAATTAAATATCTCTGGTAACCTTGAGAAAAAAATTATCATTTTTGATGATCCAATATCAAGTTTTGACTACTCAAGAAGAAATGCAACAATAAATCATCTAAAAAGACTTGGAGAAAAGTGTAATCAAATTATTGTATTAACACACGATATTAATTTCGCAAAAACTTTATCCAGTAGGTTTGGAAGCAAGAATGTACTGAATCTAAAAATAGTTAAATCAAAAGATTCAAGTGTCATCACAAAACAAGACATAGAAGAAGAAACCCTTTCTGGTATATTTAAAGATATTAGTATCTTAAAAAACTATATCGAAAATGGAGTTGATTCAAATATTCAAAAAAGAGATGTTATTAGGTGTATTCGTCCAATAATTGAAGGAATAATTAGAATTAAGTTTTTCACGCATATAAAACATAATGAATGGCTAGGAGATGCTATCAAGAAAATTAGAGAATCTTCAGAGACAGATGCAATGTATAGACTAAGGCCAGTTTTAGATGAATTAATTGATATTAACGATTATTCTAAGTCCTTTCATCATAGTGACCCAACTAATCCGTGGGGAGATTTAATCAATGACGAAGAATTAAAGATATATGTAAATATGACATTAAATCTAATTCAAAAAATATAA
- a CDS encoding SusC/RagA family TonB-linked outer membrane protein, with translation MKILTTRLTGAAWILVTLFWATGNLLWAAMPQQPIRGTVTDTQRNPIPGVSIRLLNSNTGTQTDLQGVFSIQAQPTDTLSISYLGFKTLTLPVGNQTTFTIALQQDVTALGEVTINAGYYNTTRREQTGSIARVTAEEIERQPVTNPLAALQGRMPGVFITQNTGVPGGAFQIQIRGQNSLRAEGNAPLYIIDGVPISSDDLGDSRTAVAFPGGVSPLNSIDPNAIASIEVLKDADATAIYGSRGANGVVLITTKKGSSGSTQFNLGYRYGIGTVQSHLELLNTQQYLEVRREAYANDGITEYPANAYDVNGTWDPNRYTDWQEVIIGNKAKYLDINGSLSGGTEHLQFRLGGNYHRETTVYPGDYAYNKIGIQTRTSYISKDNKFNASLSGNFTYQTNNLPEMATLMTNIYQLPPNAPALYKADGSLNWEGGTWQNPFALLENNYNSDSYNLIMNTQLSYQLVKGLELKTSLGYTNTYFLDQYIQPSTSANPAFGYTPAQSSIRKNQLIRNSWILEPQLSYTLNFNDFKIQSLVGSTFQSNTASQLHLFGLGFSSNRLIENLSAADRQFISTDTETNYKYIAIFGRVNFSLRNRYFLNLTARRDGSSRFGPGKQFSNFGAVGASWIFSSENGIRDLAFLSFGKLRGSYGITGNDQIGDYQYLDTYSLSASSYNETTVLEPSRLFNPDFSWEMNKKLELALETGFFKDRLLLTAAWYRNRSSNQLVGIPLAGTTGFSSIQANLDATIENRGWEFTLQSKTINKADFSWESTFNLSISRNELLAFPDLESSTYSNRYVIGEPLNIRKTYNYEGLDPETGLYQFTDYNEDGQLTFQDDREGITDLNPVYYGGFQNSLRYKGFTLDFLFQFVKQQNYNALYSLGQPGRMGNTIPEAFDRWQQPGDQSTYQAFSTGANRPLYLRYLNYNQSNAMITDASYIRLKTLALSYSLPENLIPGVNCSITVQGQNLLTITDYKGFDPESIYPNSLPPLQVFTTGVQLNF, from the coding sequence ATGAAAATTTTGACTACGCGCCTTACGGGGGCTGCGTGGATACTTGTTACCCTATTTTGGGCAACAGGAAATCTACTCTGGGCAGCAATGCCTCAACAACCAATACGCGGTACCGTTACCGATACGCAGCGAAATCCCATACCGGGCGTGAGCATCCGACTGCTCAACAGCAACACGGGTACGCAAACCGATCTACAAGGGGTCTTTAGCATTCAAGCACAACCTACTGATACCTTAAGCATCAGTTACCTTGGTTTTAAAACCTTGACCCTGCCGGTGGGGAATCAAACCACATTTACTATAGCATTGCAACAAGACGTTACCGCTTTAGGCGAAGTGACCATCAATGCGGGGTATTACAACACCACCCGTCGCGAGCAAACGGGGAGTATCGCCCGGGTAACAGCCGAGGAGATCGAGCGGCAACCGGTGACCAATCCGCTGGCCGCCTTGCAAGGCAGAATGCCGGGGGTATTTATAACACAGAATACCGGAGTTCCCGGTGGAGCATTCCAGATACAAATACGCGGACAGAACAGTCTGCGAGCAGAGGGTAATGCTCCTTTGTATATTATAGATGGGGTTCCTATTTCTAGTGACGACCTGGGTGACAGCCGTACAGCCGTCGCATTCCCTGGTGGCGTGAGCCCACTAAATAGTATTGACCCTAATGCAATAGCCAGCATTGAGGTGCTTAAAGATGCCGATGCTACGGCTATTTATGGCTCTCGTGGTGCTAATGGTGTCGTGCTTATTACGACAAAAAAAGGGAGTTCCGGTTCAACACAATTCAATTTGGGATACCGCTATGGGATTGGTACGGTTCAGAGCCACTTAGAGCTCTTAAATACCCAGCAATACCTTGAAGTACGACGGGAAGCTTATGCTAATGATGGCATTACCGAGTACCCCGCCAATGCGTATGACGTAAACGGCACCTGGGATCCCAACCGGTATACAGACTGGCAGGAGGTCATAATTGGTAATAAAGCCAAGTATCTGGATATTAATGGATCGCTATCGGGAGGAACGGAGCACTTACAATTCAGACTCGGTGGTAATTATCACAGAGAAACCACGGTGTATCCCGGTGATTATGCCTATAACAAAATAGGTATTCAAACCCGTACCAGTTATATCAGCAAGGATAACAAATTCAACGCCAGTCTTTCCGGGAATTTTACGTATCAGACTAACAACCTACCGGAGATGGCAACGTTGATGACAAACATTTATCAATTGCCTCCCAATGCACCGGCCTTATATAAGGCAGATGGAAGCCTTAACTGGGAGGGTGGCACGTGGCAAAATCCATTTGCTTTACTCGAAAACAACTATAATTCGGATAGTTATAACTTGATAATGAACACCCAGTTGTCCTATCAACTTGTAAAAGGTTTAGAATTAAAGACCAGTTTAGGATATACCAATACGTATTTTTTGGATCAATATATACAACCCTCCACGAGTGCAAATCCTGCCTTTGGGTACACTCCTGCTCAATCTAGTATTCGCAAAAACCAGCTTATACGCAATTCTTGGATACTCGAACCTCAGCTATCCTATACCCTTAATTTCAACGATTTTAAAATTCAAAGTTTAGTAGGAAGCACCTTTCAAAGCAATACGGCTTCTCAACTGCACTTATTTGGTCTAGGCTTCTCTAGCAATCGTCTTATTGAAAATTTAAGCGCCGCAGACCGCCAATTCATCAGCACAGACACAGAGACCAACTATAAATACATCGCTATATTTGGACGCGTTAACTTTTCCTTACGTAACCGCTATTTTTTAAATCTAACAGCACGAAGAGATGGCTCCAGCCGCTTTGGACCGGGCAAGCAATTCTCAAATTTTGGAGCTGTGGGTGCTTCTTGGATTTTCTCATCCGAAAATGGAATCAGGGATTTAGCGTTTTTGAGCTTTGGAAAATTAAGAGGAAGCTACGGCATAACCGGTAATGATCAGATTGGAGATTATCAATACCTCGATACCTACTCCTTGAGTGCTTCCAGTTATAATGAGACCACTGTACTAGAACCTTCCCGATTATTCAATCCCGATTTCAGTTGGGAGATGAATAAAAAACTGGAATTAGCCTTAGAGACCGGTTTCTTTAAAGACAGGTTGCTTCTTACTGCAGCCTGGTACCGAAACAGGTCTTCTAATCAATTAGTGGGAATCCCTTTGGCCGGGACCACCGGGTTTTCATCAATTCAGGCCAACTTAGATGCTACCATTGAGAATCGTGGATGGGAATTTACACTCCAGTCTAAAACTATAAATAAAGCTGATTTCTCTTGGGAAAGTACCTTTAACCTGAGTATCTCCAGAAATGAGTTACTGGCATTTCCTGATCTAGAGAGCTCTACCTATTCAAACAGATACGTTATTGGCGAGCCGCTGAATATTCGAAAGACCTATAATTATGAAGGCCTGGATCCTGAAACAGGCTTGTATCAATTCACAGATTATAATGAGGATGGCCAATTGACTTTTCAAGATGACCGAGAAGGAATTACAGATCTCAATCCCGTCTATTACGGAGGATTCCAAAATAGTCTTCGTTATAAAGGATTTACTCTTGATTTTCTTTTTCAGTTTGTCAAACAGCAAAACTATAATGCGTTGTACTCCCTGGGACAGCCGGGTAGGATGGGTAATACAATTCCCGAAGCTTTTGATCGCTGGCAACAGCCCGGTGATCAGTCTACCTATCAGGCCTTTTCAACAGGCGCTAACCGCCCCTTGTATTTACGGTACCTCAATTACAATCAAAGTAATGCGATGATTACTGATGCTTCGTATATACGGCTTAAAACCCTGGCCTTATCCTACAGCCTGCCTGAAAACCTGATACCGGGGGTTAACTGCAGTATTACCGTACAAGGTCAAAATCTGCTCACCATTACCGATTATAAAGGTTTTGATCCGGAATCTATTTACCCCAACAGCTTACCTCCTTTGCAGGTATTTACTACGGGGGTTCAATTAAACTTTTAA
- a CDS encoding RagB/SusD family nutrient uptake outer membrane protein, which yields MTTPISKIIRNKLREFSTSSMAFTVGLVLMLNLLSSCEQFIEVDLPNSQLTTEAVFTEKATAEAALLAIYAQMRDRGILRDLYYEMGLYTDELEFYGSSTSSKEAFHKNNLIPSHPTVSSWWNTTYTQIYGANALLKGLEESALDEAFKKQLNGEALFIRGLNQFYLTVLYGEVPYVTSTDYQQNTVLSKIPIQEVFKKVEADLTQAIALLDWEYSTADRTRATKGVALAALARVSLYTGDWQQAVDATTAIINHSDLYEWETDLNKVFLKESRSTLWQFSPRGAGVNTPEAISFIFNTAPPPTVALTPNLVSSFKDADQRLAQWIQEVSNGSQSYYHPFKYKTRGNTSSSVEYSILFRMAEVYLIRSEAYARLDQLELASLDLNIVRGRAGLTDVEYSTKEELLEQILIERRHELFTEAGQRFFDLKRSNRLDAVLEPLKAGWKPTNQLLPLPENELIINPNLAPQNPGYQSGN from the coding sequence ATGACCACACCTATATCTAAAATTATTCGGAACAAATTACGAGAATTCTCTACCAGTAGTATGGCTTTTACAGTCGGTTTGGTTTTGATGCTGAATCTATTAAGTTCTTGTGAACAATTTATTGAAGTAGACCTTCCGAATTCACAATTAACGACAGAAGCTGTTTTTACCGAAAAGGCTACTGCAGAGGCTGCATTGCTGGCCATTTATGCACAGATGCGGGACAGGGGTATTTTGAGAGACCTCTATTACGAAATGGGTCTATATACAGATGAGCTTGAATTTTACGGAAGCTCAACCTCCAGTAAAGAGGCCTTTCATAAAAACAACTTGATTCCCTCCCACCCTACAGTTAGCAGCTGGTGGAACACTACGTATACCCAAATCTATGGAGCTAATGCATTGCTCAAAGGACTGGAAGAATCAGCATTAGATGAAGCGTTTAAAAAGCAGCTTAATGGAGAAGCTCTATTTATTAGAGGTTTAAATCAGTTTTACCTCACCGTTCTCTATGGCGAAGTACCTTATGTTACATCTACAGATTATCAGCAAAATACGGTACTGTCAAAAATCCCGATACAAGAAGTTTTCAAAAAGGTTGAAGCGGACTTGACACAGGCCATTGCCCTGCTTGATTGGGAATATTCCACGGCAGACCGCACACGGGCAACTAAAGGGGTCGCCTTGGCAGCACTAGCACGGGTATCTCTTTACACGGGTGATTGGCAACAGGCGGTTGATGCCACAACTGCGATTATCAACCATTCTGATTTGTATGAATGGGAAACCGATTTGAACAAGGTTTTTCTGAAGGAAAGCAGGTCTACGCTGTGGCAGTTTTCGCCTAGAGGAGCCGGAGTCAATACCCCGGAAGCAATCTCTTTTATTTTTAATACAGCTCCCCCACCTACGGTTGCCTTAACCCCTAACTTGGTCTCTAGTTTTAAGGATGCTGACCAACGCTTAGCACAATGGATTCAGGAGGTGTCTAATGGTTCGCAATCCTATTACCATCCTTTTAAATACAAAACCCGGGGAAATACCAGTAGTTCTGTAGAGTATTCCATTCTATTTCGAATGGCCGAAGTCTATTTGATTCGCAGTGAGGCCTATGCGCGCCTGGACCAATTGGAACTTGCTAGCCTCGATTTGAATATCGTACGCGGGCGTGCAGGCTTGACTGATGTGGAGTATAGCACTAAAGAAGAACTGTTAGAACAAATACTAATCGAGCGCAGGCACGAACTTTTTACCGAAGCAGGACAGCGCTTTTTTGATCTGAAACGAAGCAATCGTTTAGATGCTGTTTTAGAGCCTTTAAAAGCGGGTTGGAAACCCACTAACCAACTCCTGCCGCTTCCTGAAAACGAATTGATTATCAACCCAAACCTGGCACCTCAAAACCCAGGCTATCAGTCCGGCAATTAG
- a CDS encoding prolyl oligopeptidase family serine peptidase, whose translation MQFKQALLYIQPAILIIVSGYSLWAQQPKRSIPREDYKRWYTLSSTSFSDNGEWIGYTKYYDEQEDTLVIQDTYLKRRYSFAAASLGGFISSKAVMINSGDHSLHVDLETGKTIILPNKAKLVDAMPTGWYAIYYKGLGKLIITSTTSAENLTIDGLIAYEYAPTARSFLITRQVDGSQLLELILLDRLQEVVPIQDLKGYKLMETTWQDNGERLAYTLVPKTEDSDPVVFGRLAVYTLKTGQKKWLPQKLDSAEFKGYQLKQEWQNPLHLASDGTKVAFSYRRKPLLESDEIPEIWHSTDPYLVAGMRYRMGGANLNRVALWDLSTNEITAVTNDRFTEVVFDPGLNYAVVYDPSSYRPSVLQEPPIDLYLKNLKTGSTQLLETSYTGHKLDIAFSHQGRYLAYPSKGKVNIYDLSVRQDEMPGLCIAPDQNDLGTSELVAWYLNEESVLLQGKFDLWKLNLKTQELKALTQGRTSGIVHKLIKPNREWMPEKDDPLFLEMSRDYAQGYTVINPGKEPKLITFGADYVKWPKISPDSKTLIYLSEAYNRPKALEVFHLGASKPQRIFQSNPQYRDYELPRQELIHYTNAQGDSLQGILRYPTGYNENKHYPMVVYVYEKQSQTFNHYTNPGFNTTIGFNPANMVNRGYFVLQPDIAYKPGETAFSATDCILAGTHKALQQVQSIDPQRLGLIGHSFGGFETGFTVTQTDLFTTAISGAGIYDNPSFYLFVQDHTSPAYYQYEEGQLRMPKNLFNDYQGYLENSALYHARDMNTPLLLWSGREDHHVDFNQTIDFYMGLKRLQKSVTMLLYPGMGHSANKPEDQKDLSLKVEHWFDHYLKGIPAEDWMR comes from the coding sequence ATGCAATTTAAACAGGCACTACTATACATACAGCCAGCAATCCTGATTATCGTTTCAGGATATTCCCTGTGGGCACAGCAGCCCAAAAGATCTATTCCTCGGGAGGATTATAAACGCTGGTACACGCTGAGTTCGACTTCTTTCTCGGATAATGGCGAATGGATAGGGTATACCAAGTATTATGATGAGCAGGAAGATACGCTTGTGATACAAGATACTTATTTAAAGCGCAGGTATAGCTTTGCGGCCGCATCTCTTGGAGGATTCATAAGTTCAAAAGCGGTAATGATCAATAGTGGTGATCATTCTCTACACGTTGATTTGGAGACCGGAAAGACCATTATACTACCCAATAAGGCGAAGCTTGTGGACGCGATGCCAACAGGTTGGTATGCCATTTATTATAAAGGTCTCGGAAAATTGATCATTACGAGCACGACTTCAGCCGAAAACTTAACTATTGACGGGCTTATAGCTTACGAATACGCACCCACTGCACGGTCGTTTTTAATTACCCGTCAAGTAGACGGTTCGCAACTACTGGAATTAATTTTACTAGATCGATTACAGGAAGTTGTTCCAATTCAAGACCTCAAAGGTTATAAACTGATGGAAACCACTTGGCAGGACAACGGCGAGCGTCTGGCCTATACCCTAGTACCCAAAACAGAGGATTCAGATCCTGTAGTTTTTGGAAGACTAGCCGTCTACACCTTAAAAACCGGGCAAAAAAAGTGGTTGCCACAGAAATTAGATTCAGCAGAGTTTAAAGGTTATCAACTTAAACAGGAGTGGCAAAATCCTTTACACTTGGCTTCAGACGGCACTAAAGTAGCCTTTAGCTATAGACGAAAACCCCTACTAGAATCTGATGAAATCCCGGAAATCTGGCACAGTACAGATCCCTATTTAGTAGCAGGAATGCGCTACCGCATGGGGGGTGCCAACTTAAACCGGGTGGCATTATGGGATTTAAGCACAAACGAAATTACAGCAGTTACGAATGATCGCTTTACGGAAGTGGTTTTTGATCCCGGTTTAAACTATGCAGTAGTATACGATCCCAGCTCCTACCGCCCCAGTGTGCTACAAGAACCACCGATTGACCTCTATTTAAAGAACCTTAAAACCGGAAGCACACAGTTACTGGAAACGTCCTACACGGGGCATAAACTGGATATTGCATTTAGTCATCAGGGAAGGTATCTGGCTTACCCGAGCAAAGGAAAAGTAAATATCTATGATCTTTCTGTACGGCAAGATGAGATGCCTGGTCTCTGTATTGCTCCAGACCAAAACGATTTAGGAACTAGCGAGCTGGTTGCGTGGTATTTGAATGAAGAGTCGGTGCTTTTACAGGGTAAGTTTGACCTTTGGAAACTAAATCTAAAAACTCAAGAGCTCAAGGCATTAACTCAGGGTAGAACCTCTGGAATTGTTCACAAACTGATTAAACCCAATCGGGAATGGATGCCAGAAAAAGACGATCCACTTTTCTTGGAAATGAGCCGGGACTATGCTCAGGGTTATACGGTAATTAATCCCGGGAAGGAGCCTAAACTGATTACCTTCGGAGCAGATTATGTAAAATGGCCTAAGATATCACCTGATTCCAAAACCCTGATTTATTTGTCTGAAGCTTATAATCGCCCTAAGGCTTTGGAGGTATTTCACTTAGGAGCATCTAAACCACAGCGCATCTTTCAAAGCAATCCGCAGTATAGGGACTACGAACTTCCGAGGCAAGAACTCATCCACTACACGAATGCGCAAGGTGATAGCCTTCAAGGGATTTTACGCTATCCTACCGGTTATAATGAAAATAAACACTACCCCATGGTAGTTTATGTGTATGAAAAGCAGAGTCAAACCTTTAATCACTATACCAACCCGGGATTTAACACCACTATTGGATTTAATCCGGCCAATATGGTCAACCGGGGGTATTTTGTATTACAACCCGATATTGCATATAAGCCCGGAGAAACCGCTTTTTCAGCAACGGATTGTATTCTCGCAGGTACACATAAAGCCTTGCAACAAGTTCAGTCCATCGACCCGCAACGTTTAGGCCTTATAGGGCATTCGTTTGGCGGTTTTGAAACCGGTTTTACCGTGACCCAAACTGATCTGTTTACCACGGCTATTTCCGGAGCAGGCATTTACGACAACCCTTCTTTTTACTTATTTGTACAAGATCATACTAGTCCTGCTTATTATCAATATGAAGAAGGTCAATTGCGTATGCCCAAAAATCTATTTAATGATTATCAAGGGTATCTGGAAAATTCAGCACTCTATCATGCACGAGATATGAATACTCCCCTACTCTTATGGTCTGGCCGGGAAGATCATCATGTTGATTTTAACCAGACAATTGATTTTTATATGGGGTTGAAGCGCCTTCAAAAATCGGTAACCATGTTGCTGTATCCCGGGATGGGTCATTCTGCAAATAAGCCAGAGGACCAAAAGGATCTCAGTCTAAAAGTAGAACACTGGTTTGATCATTATCTTAAAGGTATTCCTGCCGAAGATTGGATGCGTTAA
- a CDS encoding DUF6520 family protein has product MKIQVKKRLGALAVVVALTGAFATQAMAERSELATDQQGYERVNGNQMECEPHDICTTINTGNLCTVDLDPANAQIFGLDEAQRCTVVLYRPNQ; this is encoded by the coding sequence ATGAAAATTCAAGTAAAAAAACGTTTAGGAGCACTTGCTGTTGTAGTAGCCCTAACCGGTGCCTTTGCCACACAGGCAATGGCTGAACGTTCTGAACTTGCGACAGACCAGCAAGGTTATGAGCGCGTAAACGGAAACCAGATGGAATGTGAACCTCACGACATCTGTACCACGATCAACACAGGAAATCTGTGTACGGTAGATCTTGATCCTGCTAATGCCCAAATTTTTGGTTTAGATGAGGCGCAAAGATGTACAGTAGTTCTGTATCGTCCCAATCAGTAG
- a CDS encoding MauE/DoxX family redox-associated membrane protein, whose product MSTQKTNYSHIFIDLVCYFYILLFVYAATSKLIDCEQFQVQLAQSPLLSAYAGVLAWLVPLSEYVLGSMLLFSSLRKVGLYGSLGLMSAFTAYIVIILNYADFVPCSCGGILESLGWTEHLIFNGVCVVLVLIALVCKGDRTSSRTRITSISLSLGIMLLSTSSVLLLFWNSEQLMHTENPFIRRYSHGVKKMKSIDLKSASYYLAGKDSAFFYLGNYRTPLRIGLLNRVTDSLMVKTIEVPEADLPSTAVQLRINPPYFYLIDGQISQVLRGDVGAWKSYQHFNGKISFNEYVLRDTTAIVARAYHPQTLQQDLLSIQLKDSLPYQFLTGILEKQVDGYFDVDGHLNYDSVTEHWVYTYNYRNSFQVLDQDVNLQYTGHTLDTLEQAQLRIDSISKPGQHKLTGSLLVNATTYSHNNLLYILSKVKGRYEPTKPWEQTETIDVYSLKDGSYRSSFYVYPEKEQRLTRFFVSDKAFYGFSGEHLVVYDLNPLLNVTH is encoded by the coding sequence ATGAGCACTCAAAAAACTAACTATTCACACATTTTTATTGATCTGGTTTGTTACTTCTATATCCTGCTCTTTGTCTATGCGGCAACGAGTAAGCTTATAGACTGTGAGCAGTTTCAGGTGCAACTGGCGCAATCTCCGCTATTAAGTGCCTATGCCGGAGTGCTGGCTTGGCTAGTACCGCTTAGTGAATATGTGCTAGGTAGTATGTTGCTATTTTCCAGTTTACGTAAAGTAGGTTTATACGGAAGTTTGGGTTTGATGAGCGCTTTTACAGCTTATATAGTGATCATCCTCAACTATGCTGATTTTGTTCCTTGCTCATGCGGGGGAATTTTGGAATCTCTGGGATGGACGGAACATTTAATCTTTAATGGGGTTTGTGTTGTATTGGTCCTGATCGCTCTGGTGTGTAAAGGCGACAGAACGAGTAGTAGAACTCGTATCACTTCAATCTCCCTGTCTTTAGGTATTATGCTGCTATCAACGAGTAGCGTCCTGCTGTTGTTTTGGAATTCAGAACAGTTGATGCACACCGAAAACCCATTTATACGCCGGTATTCTCACGGTGTTAAAAAAATGAAAAGCATTGATTTAAAAAGTGCATCTTATTACTTAGCCGGCAAGGATTCTGCATTTTTCTATCTGGGTAATTACCGCACCCCCCTTAGAATTGGGTTATTAAACCGGGTAACCGATAGTCTGATGGTGAAAACCATTGAAGTTCCCGAAGCCGATTTACCTTCTACAGCGGTACAGTTGCGGATAAACCCACCTTATTTTTATTTGATTGACGGACAAATCTCACAGGTACTAAGAGGGGATGTAGGAGCGTGGAAAAGCTACCAACACTTTAATGGTAAAATTTCTTTTAATGAGTATGTACTTCGGGATACCACGGCAATAGTTGCAAGAGCTTATCATCCTCAAACCCTCCAACAGGATTTATTATCAATCCAACTGAAGGATTCTTTACCCTATCAGTTCCTAACGGGAATCTTAGAAAAACAAGTTGATGGCTATTTTGATGTAGACGGGCATTTGAATTATGACTCCGTTACGGAGCACTGGGTATATACCTACAATTACCGCAACAGTTTCCAGGTATTGGATCAGGATGTAAATCTGCAGTATACGGGTCATACACTTGATACACTGGAACAAGCGCAACTGCGTATAGACTCCATCTCTAAACCCGGGCAGCATAAACTTACCGGTTCCTTGCTTGTTAATGCAACTACCTACAGTCATAATAACCTATTGTATATACTCTCTAAAGTTAAGGGAAGGTATGAACCGACCAAACCCTGGGAGCAGACCGAAACCATTGATGTGTATAGTCTGAAAGACGGCAGTTACCGCAGCAGCTTTTATGTTTACCCGGAAAAGGAGCAGCGACTGACCCGCTTTTTTGTAAGCGATAAAGCGTTTTACGGATTTTCTGGAGAGCATCTGGTCGTTTATGATCTCAACCCATTACTGAATGTCACCCACTAA